The following are encoded in a window of Coregonus clupeaformis isolate EN_2021a chromosome 34, ASM2061545v1, whole genome shotgun sequence genomic DNA:
- the LOC121549752 gene encoding ankyrin repeat domain-containing protein 33B-like, which yields MVLITDERDGGGSSTTARVKQQQQNPKGASGIAQVHPTITKESLSLSDDDSYLGSCESEGDDDYEEYDDFSLLPDTKSIASDDSFYPPDDVFADIERTPSPQSPEPLTFFQACCTNNATIVRIMIRQGVREEEVRETDKNNRTGLMVACYQGYVDVVIALAQCPHLDINWQDKEGNTALITAAQAGHIMISNYLLNYFPGLDIERRNCHGFTALMKAAMQGRVECVRALMLAGADMETRDFGRKLTSREWAFFTGRYDTAWAMTRLHSRPCPYQLCDAYSPEWPQLASLVSKAREPRGCMQRISDTIRNALTFANITEPDDEGVLDHLVAVTTALGSPFVAVACSTVCPSSPPCVGKRCYSVPEIIRRQRAKELKTQNPERLDDHRKLFQNSRVTLVPKPPKDRRSSLPPQNKSPTTANPNLGTVSGAGAVYSVALRRASLLPLGMVRRSSVRPGLSIPKVRITKAPTPTYEPERVRRKSSFKDGGGNFLQLPKWRYKELKEERKRAEEAERRRVEAATRRHMAVGKRK from the exons ATGGTGCTGATCACGGATGAGAGAGACGGGGGTGGCTCCTCTACTACGGCCCGAGTcaaacagcagcagcagaacccCAAAGGCGCCAGCGGCATCGCCCAGGTCCATCCGACCATAACCAAGGAATCGCTGTCCTTATCAGACGATGACTCATACCTCGGGTCCTGTGAGTCAGAGGGGGATGATGACTACGAGGAATACGACGATTTCTCGTTATTACCGGACACTAAAAGTATCGCCTCGGACGACTCGTTCTACCCACCGGACGATGTGTTCGCGGACATCGAGCGGACCCCCTCTCCGCAGAGTCCCGAGCCGCTGACGTTCTTCCAGGCGTGCTGTACCAACAACGCCACGATAGTCCGGATCATGATCCGACAAGgtgtgagggaggaggaggtgagggagacGGATAAAAACAACAGG ACAGGGCTGATGGTGGCGTGTTACCAGGGTTATGTTGATGTTGTCATAGCGTTGGCTCAGTGTCCTCACCTGGATATCAACTGGCAGGACAAGGAGGGGAACACTGCCCTCATCACCGCTGCACAGGCAG gtcACATAATGATCAGTAACTACCTGTTGAACTACTTCCCTGGTCTGGACATAGAGAGGAGGAACTGCCATGGCTTCACTGCTCTGATGAAGGCGGCTATGCAGGGCAGGGTGGAGTGTGTACGAGCCCTGATGCTAGCAG GAGCCGACATGGAGACGAGAGACTTTGGTCGTAAGCTGACCTCCAGAGAGTGGGCGTTCTTCACGGGACGCTACGACACCGCCTGGGCTATGACACGCCTCCACTCCCGACCCTGTCCTTATCAACTGTGTGACGCATACAG TCCAGAGTGGCCTCAGCTGGCTTCTCTAGTATCTAAGGCCCGGGAGCCTCGAGGCTGTATGCAGCGTATATCAGACACCATACGGAACGCTCTGACATTCGCTAACATCACAGAGCCTGACGATGAAGGAGTCTTAGATCACCTAGTCGCCGTGACAACAGCCCTAGGGAGCCCCTTTGTGGCGGTAGCGTGTTCCACC GTGTGTCCGTCAAGCCCGCCCTGCGTGGGTAAACGTTGCTACTCCGTCCCAGAGATCATCCGACGCCAACGGGCCAAAGAACTGAAAACCCAGAACCCTGAGAGGCTCGACGACCACCGCAAACTCTTCCAGAACTCACGGGTCACTCTGGTGCCTAAACCTCCAAAGGACCGGCGGTCCAGCCTCCCGCCACAGAACAAAAGCCCCACCACggctaaccctaacctgggtacGGTGTCTGGGGCTGGGGCCGTTTACTCTGTGGCCCTGCGTAGAGCTAGCCTGCTGCCCCTGGGTATGGTGAGGCGTAGCAGTGTGCGGCCGGGGCTGTCCATTCCCAAGGTGAGAATCACTAAGGCCCCAACGCCGACCTATGAACCTGAGAGAGTCCGCAGGAAGAGCAGCTTCAAAGACGGTGGGGGCAACTTCCTGCAGCTCCCAAAGTGGAGGTATAAAGaactgaaggaggagaggaaaagagcggAGGAggcggagaggaggagggtggaggcgGCCACGAGACGGCACATGGCTGTCGGGAAGAGGAAATGA